The Microcoleus sp. AS-A8 genome contains a region encoding:
- a CDS encoding gamma-glutamylcyclotransferase, with amino-acid sequence MSLTRADLEKGRLQEMIVQSNPTVSFLSEAELQASLSNTLQQQQPDSDVWLFAYGSLIWNPVFTFVERRMGMIYGFHRRFCLWVPAGRGTPENPGLVLGLDRGGSCRGIAFRIAAADVSSELPLVWRREMIVGSYVPRWVKVEDGKQGFKAITFVINRQHRRYAGELSQETTVNSIATASGHLGSCADYLMQTVNGLLSVGIKDKYLLSLRDQVMARQQLLVNAHEP; translated from the coding sequence ATGTCATTAACCCGAGCTGATCTTGAAAAAGGACGTTTGCAGGAGATGATCGTGCAGTCTAACCCGACTGTATCTTTCCTCAGTGAAGCCGAGTTACAAGCATCGCTGTCTAACACGTTGCAACAACAACAACCGGATTCAGATGTCTGGCTGTTTGCCTATGGCTCACTGATCTGGAACCCTGTCTTCACATTTGTTGAGCGTCGTATGGGCATGATTTACGGGTTCCATCGACGGTTCTGCTTGTGGGTACCTGCTGGTCGTGGCACTCCAGAGAATCCTGGATTAGTGCTGGGTCTGGATCGCGGTGGTAGCTGTCGTGGCATTGCTTTCCGGATTGCGGCAGCGGATGTATCTTCTGAATTGCCGCTGGTTTGGCGACGAGAAATGATTGTTGGTTCCTATGTTCCCCGCTGGGTGAAAGTAGAAGATGGGAAGCAAGGGTTTAAGGCAATAACGTTCGTGATTAACCGTCAGCATCGGAGGTATGCTGGTGAGTTGTCGCAAGAAACCACTGTTAACAGCATTGCGACAGCAAGTGGACACCTCGGTTCTTGCGCTGATTATCTGATGCAAACTGTTAATGGCTTGCTTTCTGTCGGGATTAAGGACAAATATCTGCTATCACTGCGTGACCAAGTCATGGCACGCCAACAATTGCTAGTCAATGCTCACGAGCCGTAA
- a CDS encoding class I SAM-dependent RNA methyltransferase produces the protein MSQYFATVARGLESITAQELERLGAKEVRPDFTGVHFRGDRTLLYQVNLWARTVFRVLVTLREFPCPNADRLYTEVQKIDWQQYIQPHNTLAVNATGGNRQLNHTHFTALQVKNAIIDQQRRQFGQRSSVDTENPDLLINVHIYQDRCILSLDSSGASLHRRGYRPAMGLAPLKETLAAALLDMAEWEPNLPFLDPLCGSGTLPLEASLKALNIAPGLFRPEFAFEKWHDFDEQLWTRLLDEAEESQIPQLKAPIIGSDKDPDILAQARINAQQCRISDQVKFTQTDLKDVETPADRGVIICNPPYGERLGDAAELGDFYKLLGDVFKQRFKGWTAFVLTGNKELAKRVGLKAARRMPVYNGSIPCTLLKYEMY, from the coding sequence ATGAGCCAATATTTTGCTACGGTTGCTCGTGGCTTAGAGTCAATTACTGCCCAAGAGTTAGAGCGATTGGGTGCAAAAGAAGTTCGTCCTGATTTTACTGGGGTACATTTTAGGGGCGATCGCACCTTACTATACCAAGTAAATCTCTGGGCGAGAACCGTTTTTCGGGTACTCGTTACGCTACGAGAATTCCCCTGTCCTAATGCCGATCGCCTTTACACAGAGGTGCAAAAAATCGATTGGCAGCAATACATCCAGCCTCACAATACCCTCGCCGTGAATGCAACAGGAGGCAATCGCCAACTGAATCACACCCACTTCACCGCTTTACAAGTTAAAAATGCCATTATCGACCAACAACGTCGCCAATTTGGTCAGCGGTCTAGCGTTGATACCGAAAATCCTGATTTACTGATTAACGTCCATATCTATCAAGACCGTTGTATTTTAAGTTTAGATAGTTCCGGTGCCAGTTTGCATCGACGGGGATATCGACCAGCAATGGGGCTTGCACCTCTTAAGGAAACGTTAGCCGCAGCGCTTTTAGATATGGCGGAGTGGGAGCCAAATCTGCCATTTTTAGACCCATTGTGTGGTTCTGGAACTTTACCTTTAGAAGCGAGTTTAAAAGCCTTAAATATTGCCCCCGGATTGTTTCGTCCTGAGTTTGCTTTTGAGAAATGGCATGATTTTGACGAACAACTTTGGACGCGGTTGCTGGATGAGGCGGAAGAGAGTCAAATCCCTCAACTCAAAGCACCAATTATAGGGAGCGATAAAGACCCTGATATTCTCGCTCAAGCTCGAATTAATGCACAACAATGTCGTATTTCAGACCAGGTAAAGTTTACTCAAACTGACCTCAAAGACGTAGAAACACCAGCCGATAGGGGTGTGATTATTTGCAATCCGCCCTATGGAGAACGTCTGGGGGATGCGGCAGAACTCGGTGATTTTTATAAGCTGTTAGGTGATGTTTTCAAGCAACGTTTTAAAGGTTGGACAGCGTTTGTTTTAACGGGAAATAAGGAATTGGCAAAGCGGGTAGGATTGAAAGCGGCTCGTCGTATGCCTGTTTATAACGGTTCTATACCTTGTACTTTGTTGAAATACGAGATGTATTAA
- a CDS encoding PAS domain-containing protein, with protein sequence MSRTTSKTINLRSLRSTAMPSATLADCIHQISAIATHLQQIPKEAAALELQQCLEILKRAEITLHKREQEFRALVENLSDPVARLDRESRILYINPVVANITGLLPEHFIGKTSRELEMREDCVRLWEAAIQQVFETKQEVSIEFEYAGIQGIAYFQTRYVPELNLVGEVEAVLAISREITELKQTQAQLQETHNLLEAVLGEREQAEQHLRFQARLLDTVI encoded by the coding sequence ATGAGCCGAACAACATCTAAAACAATTAACTTGAGAAGCTTACGGTCAACTGCCATGCCTTCGGCAACCCTCGCTGACTGTATACACCAAATTTCTGCCATTGCCACCCATCTTCAGCAGATTCCCAAAGAAGCGGCAGCCTTAGAGTTACAACAATGCCTGGAAATTTTGAAACGTGCTGAAATAACCCTGCATAAACGTGAACAAGAGTTCCGCGCCTTGGTAGAAAACTTATCCGATCCTGTGGCTCGACTCGATCGCGAAAGTCGTATTCTCTATATAAATCCCGTTGTAGCTAATATAACAGGATTACTTCCCGAACATTTTATTGGGAAAACGTCTCGTGAATTAGAAATGCGAGAAGATTGCGTTCGGTTGTGGGAAGCCGCAATTCAGCAAGTTTTTGAGACGAAACAAGAAGTGAGCATTGAGTTTGAATACGCTGGTATTCAGGGTATTGCTTACTTCCAAACTCGCTACGTTCCCGAATTGAACCTCGTTGGGGAAGTCGAAGCAGTATTAGCAATCTCTCGCGAGATCACTGAATTAAAGCAGACGCAAGCCCAGTTGCAAGAAACGCATAACTTGTTAGAAGCCGTGCTAGGCGAACGCGAACAAGCCGAGCAACACCTCCGTTTTCAGGCGCGCCTGTTGGATACCGTAATTTAG
- a CDS encoding SDR family oxidoreductase, with amino-acid sequence MATYLITGTNRGIGYEYCRQIKERGDTAIAVCRTATQDLRDLGVQVEEGVDITSDASVADLRDRLGNTAIDVLINNAGIVKRVTLEDLDFDSIREQFEVNALGALRVTHAFLPNLKAGSKIALMTSRMGSIADNTSGSSYGYRMSKVALSMAGKSLSLDLKPRGIAVAILHPGLVQTRMTNFTSGGITPEESVKGLLARIDELTLENTGTFWHANGEVLPW; translated from the coding sequence ATGGCAACTTATCTGATTACAGGGACAAATCGCGGGATTGGTTACGAATACTGCCGCCAAATCAAAGAACGGGGAGATACGGCGATCGCCGTCTGTCGCACTGCTACCCAAGACTTGAGGGATTTGGGCGTGCAGGTAGAGGAGGGGGTGGATATTACCTCGGATGCTTCCGTTGCAGACTTACGCGATCGCCTAGGTAATACTGCGATCGATGTTCTGATTAATAATGCGGGAATAGTAAAGCGTGTAACGTTGGAAGACTTGGATTTTGACAGTATTCGCGAACAGTTTGAGGTCAATGCCCTCGGTGCCTTACGGGTAACCCATGCATTCCTTCCCAACCTGAAAGCGGGTTCCAAGATTGCACTGATGACGAGTCGCATGGGTTCAATTGCAGATAATACCTCTGGCAGTTCCTATGGCTACCGGATGTCGAAGGTGGCGTTGTCGATGGCAGGCAAGTCGCTATCTCTCGATCTCAAACCGCGTGGGATTGCAGTGGCAATTCTGCATCCAGGGTTAGTTCAAACCCGCATGACGAACTTTACCTCTGGTGGCATTACACCGGAGGAGTCGGTGAAGGGGTTGTTGGCTCGGATTGATGAGTTGACGCTGGAGAATACAGGTACTTTTTGGCACGCTAATGGTGAGGTGCTGCCTTGGTAA
- a CDS encoding alpha/beta hydrolase, with protein sequence MSTGFLPSEIAQLTESTSIALAQSIEQIPITTPLSEQPILTTYVRQGSGGTPIVLLHGFDSSLFEFRRLIPLLAAENETWAVDLLGFGFTERLLGIPFSPAAIKTHLYYFWKTLINQPMILVGASMGGAAAIDFTLSYPQLVKQLVLIDTAGYKAPPNIGKLLFPPISSLATRFLSSPKVRQQISTKAYFNKSLASLDAQLCAALHLKSQGWHDALIAFTKSGGYVSFGEKLSHIKQPTLILWGESDRILGTADAYKFKEAIAHSQLIWLENCGHVSHLEQPQKTAQHILEFRDEPNNI encoded by the coding sequence ATGTCTACTGGTTTTCTTCCATCCGAAATTGCTCAGTTAACCGAATCTACTTCTATTGCTCTTGCTCAAAGTATTGAGCAAATTCCGATTACAACTCCCCTGAGTGAACAGCCGATTTTAACGACTTATGTGCGTCAGGGTAGTGGCGGCACTCCCATTGTGTTGTTACATGGCTTTGATAGTTCGCTGTTCGAGTTTCGGCGTCTGATACCTTTGTTGGCGGCTGAGAATGAGACATGGGCTGTTGATTTGTTAGGCTTTGGTTTTACGGAACGCTTGCTAGGTATTCCCTTTAGTCCGGCGGCTATTAAAACCCATCTCTACTACTTTTGGAAAACACTGATTAATCAGCCAATGATTTTGGTCGGTGCCTCGATGGGAGGAGCCGCTGCTATTGATTTCACGCTCTCTTATCCGCAATTGGTTAAGCAGTTAGTTTTAATTGATACCGCTGGATATAAAGCCCCTCCGAACATTGGTAAGTTGCTGTTTCCGCCCATTAGCTCTTTGGCAACAAGATTTTTAAGTAGCCCAAAAGTTCGGCAACAAATTAGTACTAAGGCTTACTTCAACAAAAGCTTGGCTTCATTAGATGCCCAATTGTGTGCCGCCTTACATCTCAAATCACAAGGTTGGCACGACGCTTTGATTGCTTTTACGAAAAGTGGAGGCTATGTCTCGTTTGGGGAAAAACTTTCACACATTAAACAGCCAACCCTAATTTTATGGGGAGAATCGGATCGCATTTTGGGGACGGCGGATGCCTACAAATTTAAGGAAGCGATCGCACATTCTCAACTCATTTGGCTCGAAAATTGTGGACATGTCTCTCACCTCGAACAGCCCCAGAAGACAGCACAGCATATCCTAGAATTTCGGGATGAGCCGAACAACATCTAA
- the purT gene encoding formate-dependent phosphoribosylglycinamide formyltransferase — protein MSDSLKLPKKFMLLGSGELGKEFVIAAQRLGNYIIAVDRYENAPAMQVADCSEVISMLSADDLERVVTKHQPDFIIPEIEAIRTEKLVEFEQRGITVIPTAMATNYTMNRDRIRELAHQQLGIRTANYTYATNLNEFIEVSQTIGFPNVVKPVMSSSGKGQSVVNSFEEVEQAWNYAIAGSRGDTKKIIVEEFINFEIEITLLTIKQWNAPTIFCPAIGHRQERGDYQESWQPAAISEQQVREAEAIAQKVTDALGGAGIFGVEFFVTKDEVIFSELSPRPHDTGMVTLISQNLNEFELHLRAVLGLPIPKIEQLGASASTVILAQDNSDSIFFAGVAEALSEPDVDLRLFGKPDSRPFRRMGVALAKGKDTQDAREKALRVASQIQLIHQ, from the coding sequence ATGTCAGATTCGCTAAAACTTCCTAAAAAATTTATGCTCCTCGGCTCAGGCGAACTGGGCAAAGAATTTGTCATTGCAGCTCAACGGCTGGGTAATTATATCATTGCCGTTGACCGCTATGAGAATGCGCCAGCGATGCAAGTGGCGGATTGCTCAGAAGTCATTTCTATGCTAAGTGCAGATGATTTGGAACGAGTTGTTACTAAACATCAGCCTGATTTCATTATTCCAGAAATTGAAGCGATTAGAACTGAGAAATTAGTGGAATTTGAGCAGCGAGGAATAACGGTAATTCCTACAGCGATGGCAACCAATTATACGATGAACCGTGACCGAATTCGAGAACTGGCTCATCAACAGTTAGGCATCCGAACCGCTAACTATACTTATGCGACAAACTTAAATGAGTTTATTGAAGTTTCTCAAACAATTGGTTTTCCAAATGTGGTTAAACCTGTGATGTCTTCCTCGGGAAAAGGACAATCGGTGGTTAACTCTTTCGAGGAAGTAGAACAGGCTTGGAATTACGCGATCGCAGGCTCTAGGGGAGATACAAAAAAAATTATTGTTGAAGAATTCATCAACTTTGAGATAGAAATTACCTTATTAACCATTAAACAGTGGAATGCACCGACTATTTTTTGCCCAGCGATTGGGCATCGTCAAGAACGAGGGGATTATCAAGAATCGTGGCAACCGGCAGCAATTTCTGAACAACAGGTGAGAGAAGCAGAGGCGATCGCCCAAAAAGTAACCGATGCTTTAGGCGGTGCTGGAATTTTCGGCGTGGAGTTTTTTGTTACCAAGGATGAAGTGATTTTTTCCGAGCTTTCACCCCGACCTCATGATACGGGAATGGTCACTTTAATTTCTCAAAATCTGAATGAATTTGAGCTACATTTGAGAGCGGTTTTAGGGTTGCCAATTCCTAAAATAGAACAACTAGGCGCTTCAGCGAGTACTGTTATTTTAGCTCAAGATAATTCTGATTCAATCTTTTTTGCAGGCGTCGCGGAAGCCTTATCTGAACCCGATGTCGATTTGAGATTATTTGGCAAACCCGATTCACGTCCTTTCCGGAGGATGGGTGTCGCTTTAGCCAAGGGAAAAGATACTCAGGACGCTAGGGAAAAAGCGCTGAGAGTTGCCAGCCAGATTCAGCTTATTCATCAATGA
- a CDS encoding pentapeptide repeat-containing protein, protein MANAEHLAFLAQGAVGWIKWRTLNPQLEPDLSEANLIGVNLRGAHLQGTNLRKALLDHTLLIAANLTGANLSQANLSHASLNEANLVEACLIDTTLISADLSHAELTGANLIGADLYGANLKGVDLSDANLIGTNLRRVNLNGADLSGAQLLRTNLSEAKLVEANLSHTNLSNANLHEAELIGAYLYKSDLQKANLSEAHLSGAYLSRANLREADLERVDLRWANLNRANLCEADLRGANLRGANLSQANLERADLRGANLRGTNLNKANLQGAIMPDSTTHL, encoded by the coding sequence ATGGCAAATGCAGAGCATCTAGCGTTTCTCGCTCAGGGTGCCGTTGGATGGATTAAGTGGAGAACTCTCAACCCACAATTAGAACCCGACTTGAGCGAAGCGAACCTGATTGGCGTTAACCTCAGAGGTGCTCACCTGCAAGGGACTAACCTGAGAAAAGCACTGCTGGATCATACTCTCCTGATTGCAGCGAACCTCACAGGTGCTAACCTGAGTCAGGCTAACCTTTCCCATGCATCCCTCAACGAGGCAAACCTCGTCGAAGCTTGCCTCATCGATACAACCCTGATCAGTGCTGACCTCAGTCATGCTGAACTCACGGGTGCTAACCTAATTGGGGCAGACCTTTACGGAGCTAACCTTAAAGGCGTCGATCTCAGTGATGCCAATCTGATTGGGACTAACCTGAGACGGGTTAACCTCAATGGAGCTGATTTGAGTGGGGCACAGCTATTAAGAACGAACCTCAGCGAGGCTAAACTTGTGGAGGCTAACCTCAGTCATACGAATCTGAGTAATGCAAACCTCCACGAAGCCGAACTCATCGGGGCTTACCTTTACAAGAGTGATCTCCAGAAAGCGAACCTGAGTGAGGCTCACCTGAGTGGAGCTTACCTCTCTAGAGCAAATCTGCGGGAAGCTGACCTAGAGCGGGTTGATTTGAGATGGGCTAATCTCAACCGAGCCAACCTGTGCGAAGCTGACTTGAGAGGCGCTAACCTCCGAGGAGCCAACCTCAGCCAAGCTAATTTAGAAAGAGCTGACCTGAGAGGTGCTAATCTCCGAGGTACCAACCTGAACAAAGCTAACCTTCAGGGAGCCATAATGCCTGATAGCACAACTCACTTGTAG
- a CDS encoding PhoX family phosphatase, translating into MSKITRRQLLIFFGASAGAAVLAPALEDKLFGSHLNVAEATQPLKFTPVRLPHPLPIYQQQASYLPTAIGQGTVLNPSSDARLGQYNIVDDVVVPPEYERYVIVRWGDRVFPNQEEYFGYNCDYTGFVPINGNNSNDGYLWVNHEYISYPFSKLAPEAPDDVAEFSESYPLVIGQTLSNDKASIQLLGEFYYNQGGSIVRISRSGQGAKFAVVSDSKNRRIHGLSGLGINSQRSDPYKTVTSWGSKSYQKGDQNYLIGTGPAATQVFTKSTDGLGDKIIGTAYNCSGGTTPWGRILSAEENFQGSALFFMGVTEPVKPDGTQTGYIAGTSGEKFGLVGEKYGWMVEIDPADPNYRPRKHTALGRFRHENIAMRVEAGKKLIAYMGDDRRGGHTWKFVSKGTVSSPTDKNNSALFEDGTLYVARYNSDGTGRWIPLSLNTATDPIAPSTLASVEISKLGKATRNGLLPLPKRNGIAGQTSNGGSFNVDTTNEATALSGYKGKKLSDFYTSQGAVLVDAFLAANLVGGTPTARPEDIEVHPRTKEVFIAYTDGAPGSDGYPDSRIFVVSKYSNAVNAPQPSGELFKIIENSPDCTTGTTFRWQRLAKGGEAGAEPGDGFANVDNLAFDSQGNVWGVTDMSTSAHNGFSTGANPSQRPIDHRVVGATSTVTTDSNLNVQTSDLIGVFGNNWLFFIPTRGPNAGRIVPFAYGPPRCEMTGPTFIGDTLILAVQHPSEDCPFNPQQTLSRTIEMLDLNGSLFNQTRTVPRGSNWPSNIEGNPQGAPRPSVIGIRPKDSKGQFV; encoded by the coding sequence ATGTCCAAAATTACTCGGAGGCAGCTCCTTATTTTTTTTGGAGCCAGTGCTGGTGCTGCCGTTCTAGCCCCTGCTTTAGAAGATAAACTTTTCGGTAGCCATCTTAATGTTGCCGAAGCGACTCAGCCTCTGAAATTTACCCCCGTCCGTTTACCACATCCTCTACCCATTTACCAACAGCAGGCAAGTTACCTGCCAACAGCAATTGGGCAGGGAACGGTATTAAATCCATCCAGCGATGCTCGATTAGGCCAGTACAATATCGTCGATGATGTTGTTGTGCCACCGGAATATGAACGTTATGTAATTGTGCGCTGGGGCGATCGGGTTTTCCCGAACCAGGAAGAATACTTTGGCTACAACTGCGACTATACCGGTTTTGTTCCTATTAATGGGAACAACTCCAATGATGGCTATCTTTGGGTGAATCATGAATACATTTCCTACCCCTTTTCTAAACTCGCCCCAGAGGCTCCCGATGATGTCGCTGAATTTTCTGAAAGCTACCCCTTGGTAATTGGGCAAACCTTATCGAATGACAAAGCAAGTATTCAACTTTTAGGCGAATTTTATTACAATCAGGGCGGTTCCATTGTTCGCATCTCCCGCTCAGGCCAGGGTGCAAAATTTGCCGTTGTCAGCGATTCCAAGAATCGACGCATCCATGGACTTTCCGGTTTAGGGATTAACAGCCAGCGTTCCGATCCGTACAAAACTGTCACCTCTTGGGGTTCCAAAAGCTATCAGAAAGGAGACCAAAACTACCTCATTGGTACCGGCCCCGCCGCAACCCAAGTGTTTACCAAATCTACTGATGGATTGGGCGATAAAATTATTGGCACGGCTTACAACTGTTCCGGTGGGACAACGCCTTGGGGAAGAATTTTGTCGGCTGAAGAGAACTTCCAAGGCAGTGCACTCTTTTTCATGGGGGTAACGGAACCTGTAAAGCCTGATGGCACTCAGACAGGCTACATTGCCGGGACTTCAGGGGAAAAGTTTGGCTTAGTTGGGGAAAAATACGGCTGGATGGTAGAAATTGACCCCGCCGATCCCAATTACCGCCCTCGCAAACACACCGCCTTGGGTCGTTTTCGCCATGAAAACATTGCCATGCGAGTGGAAGCGGGGAAAAAATTAATTGCTTACATGGGTGATGATCGACGAGGGGGTCATACTTGGAAATTTGTCAGTAAAGGTACTGTATCTTCGCCCACCGACAAAAACAACAGTGCCTTATTTGAGGACGGAACGCTCTACGTTGCCCGCTACAACTCAGATGGTACAGGCCGGTGGATTCCCCTCTCGTTAAATACGGCAACCGACCCCATTGCGCCATCGACGCTTGCCTCTGTGGAAATTTCCAAATTGGGTAAAGCAACGAGAAATGGTCTGCTGCCACTCCCCAAGCGTAACGGTATTGCCGGACAAACCTCCAATGGGGGTTCGTTTAACGTCGATACCACCAACGAAGCTACCGCTTTATCCGGTTACAAAGGCAAGAAGCTGTCCGATTTTTACACCAGCCAAGGGGCAGTGTTAGTGGATGCCTTCTTAGCGGCTAATCTCGTGGGGGGAACACCGACAGCTCGTCCTGAGGATATTGAAGTTCATCCCCGCACTAAGGAAGTCTTCATCGCCTACACTGATGGTGCTCCTGGTAGTGATGGCTACCCCGATTCTCGAATCTTTGTAGTATCTAAGTACAGCAATGCTGTTAACGCCCCACAACCGTCGGGAGAACTGTTCAAGATTATTGAAAACAGCCCCGATTGTACAACAGGGACGACTTTTCGCTGGCAGCGACTGGCTAAAGGTGGGGAAGCCGGAGCCGAACCCGGAGATGGTTTTGCTAATGTGGATAACCTAGCGTTTGATAGCCAAGGTAATGTCTGGGGCGTAACTGATATGTCCACTAGCGCCCACAATGGCTTTAGTACCGGAGCGAATCCGAGTCAAAGACCGATAGACCATCGAGTCGTGGGCGCTACATCGACAGTGACTACCGATTCTAATTTAAATGTTCAGACGTCTGACCTAATTGGAGTTTTTGGCAATAACTGGCTGTTCTTTATTCCCACCCGTGGGCCGAATGCGGGAAGAATTGTACCCTTTGCTTATGGGCCACCCCGTTGCGAGATGACTGGGCCAACCTTCATCGGGGATACGCTCATCCTCGCGGTGCAGCATCCCAGTGAAGATTGTCCGTTCAACCCTCAGCAAACTCTGAGCCGCACGATCGAGATGCTGGATTTGAATGGCAGTTTGTTTAACCAGACACGCACGGTGCCTCGTGGCAGTAACTGGCCTAGTAATATCGAGGGCAATCCTCAGGGAGCACCACGTCCTTCAGTGATTGGTATTCGCCCCAAGGACTCGAAAGGTCAGTTTGTCTAA